From Arthrobacter sp. FW306-2-2C-D06B, a single genomic window includes:
- a CDS encoding ABC transporter permease: protein MMFATTRRVLEQLRHDHRSVALIMVVPALLLTGVYYLFENETLPPGFPRTFDRVGLMMLAIFPFVVMFLVTSITMLRERTSGTLERLLTTPIHKADLLFGYALAFSIMAALQSLVATAVAYWIFNLDIKGGPGYVVMIAVINAVLGVALGLLCSAFARTEFQAVQFMPVVVIPQILLCGLFVARDHMNSLLEGISNVLPLTFSVDALQQIADNAEATQAMWQDAGVMAAIVVGVLVLASFTLRRRTS from the coding sequence ATGATGTTTGCCACCACCAGAAGGGTCTTGGAGCAGCTGCGGCACGACCACCGCAGCGTCGCGCTCATCATGGTGGTTCCCGCCCTGCTGCTCACGGGCGTCTACTATCTCTTCGAGAACGAGACCTTGCCACCCGGATTCCCCCGGACCTTTGACCGTGTGGGACTCATGATGCTGGCCATTTTCCCGTTTGTGGTGATGTTCCTGGTCACGTCGATCACGATGTTGCGCGAAAGGACGTCCGGGACGCTGGAGCGGCTCCTGACGACGCCCATCCACAAAGCCGATCTCCTGTTCGGCTACGCGTTGGCGTTCTCCATCATGGCCGCCCTGCAATCGCTTGTCGCCACGGCCGTGGCCTACTGGATCTTCAATCTGGACATCAAGGGCGGTCCTGGTTACGTCGTGATGATCGCCGTCATCAATGCGGTGCTGGGTGTCGCGCTTGGCCTCTTGTGCTCAGCCTTTGCGCGGACCGAGTTCCAAGCGGTGCAGTTCATGCCGGTGGTGGTGATACCGCAGATCCTGTTGTGCGGACTCTTCGTGGCCAGGGACCACATGAACAGCCTCCTGGAGGGTATTTCCAATGTGCTGCCGCTGACGTTTTCGGTCGATGCGCTCCAGCAGATCGCCGACAACGCCGAGGCGACGCAGGCCATGTGGCAGGATGCCGGGGTCATGG
- a CDS encoding ABC transporter ATP-binding protein produces the protein MPPAPPAVTVEGLHVTRGRKKILRGLDFAMQPGRITGLLGPSGSGKTTLMRCIVGVQRLTAGRVEVLGRPAGAPSLRHDVGYVTQAPSVYTDLSVEANVRYFGAMHGVSATDTAKAIAAVGLESLARRKTEDLSGGEFSRVSLACALVSHPKLLVLDEPTVGLDPVLRAELWERFAAMAESGTTLLVSSHVMEEASHCSSLLLLRDGLLLAQLSPAELSERGHSNDLEQAFLHIIQETSATSNRRGADESQVAS, from the coding sequence ATGCCCCCGGCGCCCCCGGCGGTCACAGTGGAGGGCCTGCACGTCACGCGCGGCCGCAAGAAGATCCTGCGCGGTTTGGACTTCGCCATGCAGCCTGGGCGCATCACGGGCCTGCTTGGACCGTCCGGGAGCGGCAAGACAACCCTCATGCGCTGCATCGTAGGAGTCCAGCGACTGACAGCCGGCAGGGTGGAAGTATTGGGCCGTCCAGCGGGTGCGCCGTCATTGAGGCACGACGTCGGATACGTCACCCAGGCGCCGAGCGTCTACACGGACCTGAGCGTCGAGGCGAACGTCAGGTATTTCGGAGCCATGCACGGCGTGTCGGCGACCGACACCGCGAAGGCGATTGCCGCCGTCGGGCTCGAATCACTGGCACGGCGGAAGACAGAAGACCTTTCCGGTGGTGAATTCAGCCGGGTTTCGCTGGCCTGCGCGCTCGTTTCGCATCCGAAGCTGCTGGTCCTCGACGAACCGACGGTTGGCTTGGATCCGGTACTGCGTGCCGAGCTGTGGGAACGGTTCGCCGCGATGGCCGAATCGGGCACCACCTTGCTGGTGTCCAGCCACGTCATGGAAGAGGCCTCGCACTGTTCCTCGTTGCTCCTGCTCCGCGACGGCCTGCTGCTGGCGCAGCTCAGTCCGGCGGAACTCAGCGAACGGGGACACAGCAACGATCTGGAACAGGCCTTCCTGCACATCATCCAGGAAACGAGCGCCACTTCGAACCGCCGGGGTGCAGATGAAAGCCAGGTGGCGTCATGA
- a CDS encoding proline--tRNA ligase, which yields MVLRLSQLFLRTLREDPVDAEVASHRLLVRAGYIRRAAPGIYTWLPLGLSVLRKVEQIIREEMAAIGAQEVHFPALLPREPYEATNRWTEYGEGLFRLQDRKGADYLLAPTHEEMFTLLVKDLYSSYKDLPLSLYQIQNKYRDEARPRAGLLRGREFIMKDSYSFDVDDAGLDASYAAHRAAYLKIFERLGLEVIPVAATAGAMGGSKSEEFLHPTEIGEDTFVRSAGGYAANVEAVTTVAPAEIDFSNAPPARVLDTPDTPTIDTLVTAANQLAPRSDSDGGAWTAADTLKNVVLAVTLPTGERQIVVIGVPGDRAVDLKRVEANIGSFLPIAGEIGLEAANEEDLKKIPELVKGYIGPGLVLGEAVLGLEGTSKLLFLVDPRVVSGTSWVTGANEDGKHVFGLVAGRDFAWDGVIECTEVRAGDEAPDGSGPLETARGIEMGHIFQLGRKYAEALDLKVLDQNGKQVVVTMGSYGVGVTRAVAALAEANNDDRGLIWPRSVAPADVHVVAVGRGEEIFAAAEKLSAELEAAGLDVIYDDRPKVSPGVKFGDAELVGVPTIVAVGRGLVDGVVEIKDRRTGEAENVAVEKAADYVVNAVRQK from the coding sequence GTGGTCCTTCGCCTCTCCCAGCTGTTCCTGCGCACCTTGCGTGAAGATCCCGTCGACGCCGAAGTCGCAAGCCACAGACTCCTGGTCCGCGCCGGCTACATCCGCCGTGCCGCACCGGGCATCTACACGTGGCTTCCTTTGGGATTGAGCGTCCTGCGCAAGGTGGAGCAGATCATCCGCGAGGAAATGGCCGCCATCGGCGCCCAGGAAGTCCATTTCCCGGCGCTGCTGCCCCGGGAACCCTACGAGGCCACCAACCGCTGGACCGAATACGGCGAGGGGCTGTTCCGCCTCCAGGACCGCAAGGGTGCCGATTACCTTCTCGCCCCCACGCACGAGGAAATGTTCACCCTCCTGGTCAAGGACCTGTACTCCTCGTACAAGGACCTGCCGCTGAGCCTGTACCAAATCCAGAACAAGTACCGCGACGAAGCACGCCCCCGGGCAGGCCTCCTCCGCGGCCGCGAATTCATCATGAAGGATTCCTACTCGTTCGACGTCGACGACGCCGGCCTGGACGCGAGCTACGCGGCCCACCGCGCCGCGTACCTGAAAATCTTCGAGCGCCTTGGCCTTGAGGTCATCCCCGTTGCCGCCACGGCAGGCGCCATGGGCGGATCCAAGAGCGAGGAATTCCTGCATCCTACCGAGATCGGCGAGGACACCTTCGTGCGCTCGGCGGGCGGCTACGCCGCCAACGTCGAAGCCGTGACCACCGTGGCCCCGGCCGAGATCGACTTCAGCAACGCGCCTCCCGCGCGGGTCCTGGACACCCCGGACACGCCCACGATCGACACCCTCGTGACGGCTGCCAACCAGCTCGCCCCGCGCAGCGATTCCGACGGCGGCGCCTGGACTGCCGCCGACACCCTCAAGAATGTGGTCCTCGCCGTCACGCTGCCCACCGGCGAGCGCCAGATCGTGGTCATCGGCGTTCCCGGTGACCGCGCGGTGGACCTCAAGCGCGTCGAAGCCAACATCGGTTCGTTCCTGCCCATTGCCGGGGAGATCGGGCTCGAAGCGGCCAACGAGGAAGACCTCAAGAAGATCCCGGAACTCGTCAAGGGCTACATCGGCCCCGGACTGGTCCTCGGCGAGGCCGTTCTCGGGCTCGAAGGCACGTCCAAGTTGCTCTTCCTTGTTGACCCCCGGGTTGTCTCGGGCACCAGCTGGGTCACCGGAGCGAACGAGGACGGCAAGCACGTCTTCGGCCTCGTAGCCGGACGCGATTTCGCCTGGGATGGCGTCATTGAATGCACCGAAGTCCGCGCCGGAGACGAAGCCCCGGACGGCTCCGGTCCCCTGGAGACTGCCCGCGGCATCGAAATGGGCCACATCTTCCAACTCGGCCGCAAGTACGCCGAGGCCCTCGACCTGAAGGTCCTTGACCAGAACGGCAAGCAGGTTGTGGTCACCATGGGCTCGTACGGTGTCGGCGTGACCCGTGCCGTGGCCGCCCTCGCCGAGGCCAACAACGACGACCGTGGCTTGATCTGGCCGCGCTCCGTGGCCCCCGCGGACGTCCACGTGGTCGCCGTCGGACGTGGCGAGGAAATCTTCGCGGCGGCCGAGAAGCTCTCCGCCGAACTCGAGGCCGCAGGCCTCGACGTGATTTACGACGACCGCCCCAAGGTTTCCCCGGGCGTGAAGTTCGGTGACGCCGAGCTCGTCGGCGTCCCCACCATCGTGGCGGTAGGCCGTGGCTTGGTGGACGGTGTTGTGGAGATCAAGGACCGTCGCACAGGTGAGGCCGAAAACGTGGCAGTCGAGAAGGCTGCCGACTACGTGGTCAACGCCGTACGCCAGAAGTGA
- a CDS encoding sulfite exporter TauE/SafE family protein produces the protein MISGFESVQLTTLIMIVVAGFAAGWIDAVVGGGGLIQLPALLLVPGITPVQALATNKMGSIFGTTTSAVTYYRRVGPDLKTAIPMAVIALAGSFGGAVLAANLPASVFKPIIVVALIAVALFTALRPDAGELTALRHDGHTHYVVACAIGGVIGFYDGLIGPGTGSFLVIALVSAMGYAFLEASAKAKIVNMATNAGALFFFLPHGSLLWGVGAVLGLSNMAGGYLGARTAVKQGSGFVRIVFLIVVGALIIKLGVDVWNDYFAK, from the coding sequence GTGATCTCCGGCTTCGAGTCGGTCCAGCTCACCACGCTCATCATGATCGTGGTGGCTGGATTCGCAGCCGGCTGGATAGACGCTGTGGTTGGCGGCGGGGGACTGATCCAGCTCCCCGCCTTGCTCCTGGTTCCGGGGATCACCCCGGTCCAGGCGCTGGCCACCAACAAAATGGGCTCCATCTTCGGGACGACAACCAGCGCTGTCACTTACTACCGCCGGGTTGGTCCTGACCTCAAGACGGCCATACCGATGGCGGTGATTGCCCTCGCGGGCAGTTTCGGCGGAGCCGTCCTGGCCGCCAACCTTCCCGCCAGCGTGTTCAAACCCATCATCGTGGTGGCGCTGATCGCCGTCGCGCTCTTCACCGCCCTGCGGCCCGATGCAGGCGAGTTGACCGCCCTGCGTCACGACGGCCACACGCACTACGTGGTGGCCTGCGCCATTGGTGGGGTGATCGGGTTCTACGACGGCCTGATTGGTCCCGGAACAGGCTCGTTCCTGGTGATCGCCCTCGTCTCCGCCATGGGCTATGCCTTCCTGGAGGCCAGCGCCAAGGCGAAGATCGTCAACATGGCCACGAACGCCGGTGCCCTGTTCTTCTTCCTGCCGCACGGATCGCTGCTGTGGGGCGTCGGCGCGGTGCTCGGCCTGTCCAACATGGCCGGCGGCTACCTGGGCGCGCGGACCGCCGTGAAACAAGGCAGTGGCTTTGTACGGATTGTGTTCCTGATCGTGGTCGGCGCGTTGATCATCAAACTCGGCGTGGACGTCTGGAACGACTACTTCGCCAAGTAG
- a CDS encoding pyridoxal phosphate-dependent decarboxylase family protein has protein sequence MWVDSGDYERALERAWEHTREWLRALPGRQVRPSKTADGITAVFGGPLPASGLDPASVIDFLAEHAEPGLMAMQSGRFFGWVIGGTVPAGMAADWMVSAWDQNSGLRFATPATAGIEEAAGRWLLELLGLPDGSDVGFATGASMANFTALAAARWRQLASVGWDVNAGGLQGAPKLRVLVGAERHESLDMALRFLGFGAPEVVAADHQGRIDPAALRAALESGSGPAIVCLQAGNLHSGAFDPFLEAIPAAKDHGAWVHVDGAFGLWAAAVPGLRHLVEGVELADSWGTDAHKTLNVPYDAGIVAVRDVVALRSAIGMHAEYLMQDDHGPCDPMEKVPELSRRARGVPVWAALRSLGGDGVRELVAGRAECAAELARRLAEVPGVEVLNEVVFTQLSLAFGSDERTRAVADFIMADGRVWMSGSRWQGRDILRVSVTNWSTDSADLDIAVQAVKDALEATG, from the coding sequence ATGTGGGTCGATTCCGGCGACTATGAACGGGCACTCGAACGAGCTTGGGAACACACCCGGGAGTGGTTGAGGGCCTTGCCCGGGCGGCAGGTACGGCCAAGCAAGACCGCCGATGGCATCACGGCGGTCTTCGGCGGACCCTTGCCGGCCAGCGGACTGGACCCGGCTTCGGTCATAGATTTCCTCGCCGAACACGCCGAGCCCGGGCTGATGGCCATGCAATCGGGACGCTTCTTCGGTTGGGTCATCGGCGGTACGGTGCCGGCAGGCATGGCCGCGGACTGGATGGTTTCCGCGTGGGACCAGAACTCGGGTCTGCGCTTCGCGACGCCCGCAACTGCCGGGATCGAAGAGGCTGCCGGTCGATGGCTCCTTGAGCTTCTCGGCCTACCTGATGGCTCCGACGTCGGATTCGCGACCGGCGCCAGCATGGCCAACTTCACGGCCCTCGCGGCGGCCCGATGGCGCCAGCTGGCCAGCGTCGGCTGGGACGTCAACGCCGGGGGACTCCAAGGCGCCCCGAAACTGCGTGTCCTCGTCGGAGCCGAGCGGCACGAGAGCCTGGACATGGCACTGCGCTTCCTGGGCTTCGGCGCACCCGAAGTTGTCGCAGCGGACCATCAAGGCAGGATCGATCCAGCCGCGCTGCGGGCCGCGTTGGAATCCGGTTCCGGTCCGGCAATCGTGTGTCTCCAGGCCGGGAACCTGCATTCCGGAGCCTTCGATCCTTTCCTCGAGGCGATTCCGGCCGCGAAGGATCACGGAGCTTGGGTCCACGTTGACGGGGCTTTCGGCCTATGGGCGGCAGCCGTGCCGGGACTGCGGCATCTGGTCGAGGGCGTCGAGTTGGCCGATTCGTGGGGAACCGATGCCCACAAGACCCTCAACGTGCCGTACGACGCCGGAATCGTTGCGGTACGTGACGTCGTTGCCCTGCGGTCCGCCATCGGTATGCACGCCGAATACTTGATGCAGGATGACCACGGCCCATGCGACCCCATGGAGAAGGTGCCCGAGTTGTCCCGCCGTGCCAGGGGAGTACCCGTGTGGGCTGCCTTGCGCTCCTTGGGTGGCGACGGCGTGCGGGAGCTTGTCGCAGGACGCGCGGAGTGTGCCGCGGAGCTGGCCCGGCGGCTCGCCGAAGTACCCGGCGTCGAGGTCCTCAACGAAGTGGTGTTCACGCAGTTGTCCCTGGCCTTCGGTTCAGACGAGAGGACCCGCGCGGTAGCGGACTTCATCATGGCCGACGGAAGGGTCTGGATGTCCGGTTCGCGCTGGCAGGGCAGGGATATCCTGCGTGTTTCGGTGACCAACTGGTCAACGGATTCGGCAGACCTGGATATCGCGGTGCAGGCCGTCAAAGACGCGCTGGAAGCCACCGGCTGA
- a CDS encoding aminoglycoside phosphotransferase family protein produces the protein MTTFVSIPGDLQARYSRTAEGRAWLSGLPGLIDASLERWQLSVDLGPGAEPWNGHGGIVIPVLYNGSRSVLKIAFPHEEALVERHALALWGGTGAVKLLDADAASCAMLLERLDAVSWLQGAPMDEARDVWGSLVKELSIEPDERPEWKEFEHIAARAERWSDELPADWEQLGRPFPRWLLEAALEVCQTRGAVGRRAGRDVLVHCDLHFMNILPHLNGAASIGERAYVAIDPQPKIGEAEFAVAPILWNRIRDLSTTAPEVALLERCADFSSAAGLDGEAAREWSLVREVENALWYAGKPRHEGDLARSLWVASTLAGRPLDGLPAAHDLPEPGLAASN, from the coding sequence ATGACTACCTTCGTTTCCATCCCTGGCGACCTCCAGGCACGCTACTCCCGCACAGCGGAGGGGCGGGCGTGGCTCTCAGGGCTGCCCGGGCTGATCGACGCCAGCCTGGAACGATGGCAGCTGTCGGTTGACCTGGGACCCGGCGCGGAACCGTGGAACGGGCACGGCGGGATCGTCATTCCGGTGCTCTACAACGGCAGCCGTTCGGTGCTCAAGATAGCGTTCCCGCACGAGGAGGCCCTCGTTGAACGACATGCACTGGCCCTCTGGGGCGGTACCGGGGCCGTCAAGCTGCTCGACGCCGATGCCGCCTCCTGCGCAATGCTCCTGGAGCGGCTCGACGCCGTCAGCTGGCTGCAGGGCGCCCCGATGGATGAAGCCCGCGACGTCTGGGGATCGCTCGTGAAGGAACTCAGCATCGAACCGGACGAGCGGCCCGAATGGAAAGAGTTCGAGCACATAGCGGCCCGTGCCGAGCGCTGGAGCGATGAGTTGCCTGCAGACTGGGAGCAACTTGGGCGACCTTTCCCCCGCTGGCTCCTCGAAGCCGCGTTGGAGGTGTGCCAGACCCGGGGCGCCGTTGGGCGCCGGGCGGGCAGGGACGTCCTGGTGCATTGCGACCTGCATTTCATGAACATCCTGCCCCATCTCAATGGCGCTGCGTCCATCGGAGAACGCGCATACGTGGCGATCGATCCGCAACCGAAGATCGGAGAGGCGGAATTCGCCGTCGCCCCGATCTTGTGGAACCGCATCCGCGATCTCTCCACGACGGCTCCGGAAGTTGCCCTCCTGGAGCGGTGCGCGGATTTCAGCAGCGCGGCCGGCCTGGACGGCGAAGCGGCCCGGGAATGGAGCCTGGTCCGCGAGGTCGAAAACGCCCTGTGGTACGCCGGAAAACCGCGGCACGAGGGCGATCTGGCACGCTCGTTGTGGGTGGCCAGCACCCTCGCAGGACGGCCCCTGGACGGGCTGCCCGCCGCGCACGATCTGCCCGAACCGGGACTGGCAGCATCGAATTAG
- a CDS encoding VIT1/CCC1 transporter family protein, whose translation MASIETAALHENEPHANDLAHRLNWLRAGVLGANDGIVSVAAIVVGVAGATTDTGAILTAGAAGLVGGAVSMALGEYVSVSSQSDSQKALIEKERRELAEEPEEELAELTAIYEAKGLRPETARKVAAELTEHDALAAHLSAELNIDEDDIVSPWHAAFASAIAFTLGAVLPMLAILLPPPGLRVPLTFISVLLALAITGAIGAWIGGSSKTRAAVRVVIGGALALAATFFIGSLLGSSGVV comes from the coding sequence ATGGCTTCCATCGAAACAGCAGCCCTGCATGAGAACGAACCGCACGCCAACGACCTCGCCCACCGGCTCAACTGGCTTCGGGCAGGCGTCCTTGGCGCCAATGACGGAATCGTCTCCGTTGCCGCCATCGTGGTGGGCGTCGCCGGCGCCACGACGGACACCGGCGCCATCCTCACCGCTGGAGCGGCCGGACTCGTGGGTGGCGCGGTGTCCATGGCGCTCGGCGAGTACGTATCCGTCAGCAGCCAAAGCGACAGCCAAAAGGCGCTCATCGAGAAGGAACGGCGGGAGCTCGCCGAGGAACCCGAAGAAGAGCTGGCCGAGTTGACTGCGATCTACGAGGCCAAGGGCCTGCGGCCTGAAACCGCGCGCAAAGTCGCTGCGGAGTTGACGGAGCACGACGCCTTGGCCGCCCACCTTTCCGCCGAATTGAACATCGACGAGGATGACATCGTCAGCCCCTGGCATGCGGCCTTCGCGTCCGCCATTGCCTTCACCCTCGGCGCGGTGCTGCCCATGCTCGCGATTCTGCTCCCGCCCCCGGGGCTGCGTGTACCGCTGACCTTCATTTCCGTGCTGCTCGCGCTGGCAATCACCGGAGCAATAGGAGCATGGATCGGCGGCAGCTCGAAGACCCGCGCCGCCGTGCGCGTCGTCATCGGCGGAGCCCTTGCGCTTGCCGCAACGTTCTTCATCGGAAGCCTTCTGGGCTCCTCCGGAGTGGTCTGA
- a CDS encoding DUF4439 domain-containing protein, which yields MRALLLAFLAVLVLGVGAVLVPRDAGKPQAVPFSETARSDALSSTETLLGSASLLESTDTVMLLTSQAQALLQPSGSSASHTSTASPSPGATQERPTRAGFVSALASSASRRLADAADAADADGGMARLLAAVGTAQLLESSRLAATWGLPVPATLAGASTAPTPPPSCTASPATSTAPTHGTAPTKADLPAALAGVVSSEQEAIYAYQVALTKLDAKASATAATWLARHQELLRGAEAQGRLHCIATPPREAGYRLPGTFAANPGLALGSMEASSLTAYADLVALSEGETRQWAIDGLVDAAKRSQAWGTPVGPFAGLSIDNTALPPLRSLPTGTPTP from the coding sequence ATGAGGGCCCTCCTGCTGGCATTCCTCGCAGTCCTCGTCCTCGGAGTCGGCGCCGTGCTTGTCCCGCGGGACGCCGGAAAGCCCCAAGCGGTGCCGTTTTCCGAAACTGCCCGTTCGGACGCGCTCTCTTCGACCGAGACGCTCCTGGGCAGCGCATCGCTCCTGGAAAGCACGGACACTGTGATGTTGCTGACAAGCCAGGCGCAAGCGCTGCTGCAACCTTCCGGCTCTTCGGCATCGCATACCTCCACGGCTTCCCCAAGCCCCGGTGCCACCCAGGAGCGCCCGACGCGGGCCGGCTTTGTCTCCGCGCTCGCCTCGAGCGCTTCGCGTCGCTTGGCGGACGCCGCGGACGCCGCGGACGCCGACGGCGGCATGGCACGCCTGCTGGCCGCCGTCGGGACCGCCCAGCTGCTTGAGTCATCGCGCCTGGCCGCGACCTGGGGCTTGCCTGTACCGGCGACCCTGGCCGGGGCGAGTACCGCCCCGACCCCGCCACCCAGCTGCACTGCCTCGCCGGCCACGTCGACGGCACCGACACACGGAACGGCGCCCACCAAGGCCGATCTTCCTGCGGCCCTTGCAGGCGTGGTCAGCTCCGAACAGGAGGCGATCTATGCCTACCAAGTGGCCCTGACCAAGCTGGACGCGAAGGCGTCGGCGACGGCGGCCACCTGGTTGGCGCGCCATCAAGAGCTGCTCCGGGGAGCGGAGGCCCAGGGCCGGCTGCACTGCATCGCCACGCCTCCGCGGGAAGCCGGCTATCGCCTGCCTGGCACTTTCGCCGCCAATCCCGGACTCGCGCTGGGAAGCATGGAGGCCAGCTCGCTGACCGCGTATGCCGACCTCGTGGCATTGTCAGAGGGCGAGACACGCCAATGGGCTATCGACGGTCTTGTCGACGCCGCCAAACGCAGCCAGGCCTGGGGAACTCCGGTTGGCCCGTTCGCCGGACTGTCGATCGACAACACGGCGCTGCCCCCGTTGCGGTCGCTGCCGACCGGCACTCCGACTCCATAG
- the rimP gene encoding ribosome maturation factor RimP, which produces MSHSEATTSTDQAGTDPTSPAQHEVRNPEESRLKALLEPAVLASRLYLEDVAIQVAGSHRVVHVVIDLPQEETGGVSLDVIAEISRALSDILDNDPRTDGRPYDLEVSSPGVGRPLTEPRHWHRARGRMVKVNVIQGENLTGRIQSVDDDGVTLVPEQEVKKGMKPKQGEPVKIPFDRIRQGKVEIEFSHLNEAVLEDEYNGPSEEA; this is translated from the coding sequence GTGAGTCATTCGGAAGCCACGACTTCAACAGACCAGGCTGGAACGGATCCGACGAGTCCAGCACAACACGAGGTCCGCAACCCCGAGGAGAGCAGGCTGAAGGCGCTTCTGGAGCCTGCAGTCCTGGCGAGCCGGCTCTATCTTGAGGATGTCGCCATCCAGGTTGCCGGTTCGCACCGGGTAGTCCACGTGGTCATCGACCTGCCCCAGGAGGAAACCGGCGGCGTCAGCCTGGACGTCATCGCGGAAATCTCCAGGGCCCTTTCGGACATCCTCGACAACGATCCCCGCACCGACGGCCGCCCCTACGACCTCGAGGTCTCCTCGCCCGGCGTCGGCCGGCCCCTGACGGAGCCCCGCCACTGGCACCGGGCCCGCGGACGCATGGTCAAGGTCAACGTGATCCAGGGAGAGAACCTGACCGGGCGTATCCAGTCCGTCGACGACGACGGCGTCACCCTGGTTCCCGAGCAAGAGGTCAAGAAGGGCATGAAGCCCAAGCAAGGCGAACCCGTGAAAATTCCTTTCGACAGGATCCGCCAAGGAAAAGTCGAGATAGAGTTCAGCCACCTCAACGAGGCCGTGCTGGAAGACGAGTACAACGGACCTTCCGAGGAGGCCTAA
- the nusA gene encoding transcription termination factor NusA: MDIDMSALRLLEREREIPLDLLIPTIEQALLVAYHKTPGAFEKARAELDRKSGHVTIWATEIDDDGEAIGEFEDTPAGFGRIAASTARQIILQRLRDVEDDNVLGEFKGREGELVAGLIQQGNNPHMIQVNLGSVEALLPPPEQVPGEKYTHGNRLRAFVVDVHRGAKGPSITLSRSHPGLVRKLFELEVPEIADRSVEIVALAREAGHRTKMAVKANTPGINAKGACIGEMGSRVRAVMTELNDEKIDIVDFSEDPATFIANSLSPSRVNSVTITDEATRSARVVVPDYQLSLAIGKEGQNARLAAKLTGWRIDIVSDAAPAKGN; encoded by the coding sequence ATGGATATTGACATGAGTGCGCTGAGACTCCTGGAGCGTGAGCGTGAAATCCCGCTGGACCTCCTGATTCCCACCATCGAGCAGGCGCTCCTGGTGGCTTACCACAAGACGCCGGGCGCTTTCGAAAAGGCCCGTGCAGAGCTGGACCGCAAGAGCGGACATGTGACCATTTGGGCCACGGAAATCGACGACGACGGCGAAGCCATCGGCGAGTTCGAGGACACACCTGCGGGATTCGGCCGCATTGCGGCGAGCACCGCACGGCAGATCATCCTGCAGCGGCTGCGCGACGTCGAGGACGACAACGTCCTCGGCGAATTCAAGGGCCGTGAAGGCGAGCTTGTCGCCGGCCTGATCCAGCAGGGCAACAACCCGCACATGATCCAGGTGAACCTCGGTTCCGTGGAAGCCCTGCTGCCGCCGCCCGAGCAGGTGCCGGGGGAGAAGTACACCCACGGCAACCGCCTGCGTGCGTTCGTGGTGGACGTCCACCGCGGCGCCAAGGGACCCTCCATCACGCTGTCGCGGTCCCACCCGGGCCTCGTCCGGAAGCTTTTCGAACTGGAGGTCCCGGAGATCGCGGACCGTTCCGTCGAGATCGTGGCACTGGCGCGCGAAGCCGGACACCGGACCAAGATGGCCGTCAAAGCCAACACTCCCGGCATCAACGCCAAGGGTGCTTGCATTGGTGAAATGGGCTCCCGCGTCCGCGCGGTCATGACTGAACTCAACGACGAAAAGATCGACATCGTCGACTTCAGCGAAGACCCGGCGACCTTCATCGCCAACTCCCTGTCGCCGTCGCGCGTGAATTCCGTCACTATCACGGACGAAGCCACGCGCTCCGCCCGGGTGGTTGTTCCGGACTACCAGCTGTCCCTCGCCATCGGCAAGGAAGGCCAGAACGCCCGGCTCGCAGCCAAGCTGACCGGCTGGCGGATCGACATCGTCTCTGACGCCGCTCCGGCCAAGGGCAACTAA
- a CDS encoding YlxR family protein produces the protein MTELLHTRHQPVRTCIGCRKQGQRSELIRLVAEGGGSPVVLVDERRRMAGRGAWLHPSTTCLTLASKRRAFARALAGASEVTAVESYLAAVILPADTEVKAGKPSKPESGSEN, from the coding sequence GTGACTGAACTGCTTCACACCAGGCACCAGCCTGTGCGCACCTGCATCGGATGCCGGAAACAAGGCCAGCGGAGCGAGTTGATCCGGCTTGTCGCCGAAGGCGGCGGGTCACCCGTCGTCCTGGTGGATGAACGACGCCGGATGGCTGGCCGGGGTGCGTGGCTGCACCCCAGCACCACATGCCTGACGCTGGCAAGCAAACGGCGTGCTTTCGCAAGGGCCCTCGCGGGCGCAAGTGAAGTCACCGCCGTCGAAAGCTACCTGGCGGCAGTCATACTCCCTGCGGACACTGAAGTGAAAGCAGGAAAACCGTCCAAACCTGAAAGCGGGTCAGAAAACTGA